In Arachis stenosperma cultivar V10309 chromosome 1, arast.V10309.gnm1.PFL2, whole genome shotgun sequence, one DNA window encodes the following:
- the LOC130968937 gene encoding probable galactinol--sucrose galactosyltransferase 6, which yields MVFNPSFYSSSSLTINNAKSPTLSPHPHTFFSTSTPSHCHHYFRHKSNTLLLHPTRITASSSYPFSPIRTHTHSSSFKTRYQEAEVEEMTIKPTVRVSDRNLIVKDRTILTGVPENVIETSAVSSGPVDGVFLGAQFDQNDSSHVVSIGSFRDIRFMACFRFKLWWMAQKMGDKGRDIPLETQFLLVETKDGSHLESDDGDENNQIIYTVFLPLIEGSFRACLQGNDRDELELCIESGDSSFSHALFISAGTDPFAIVHDAFKAVKNHLNTFRMRHEKKLPGIVDFFGWCTWDAFYQEVTQEGVEAGIQSLAAGGAPPKFVIIDDGWQSVGGDSHEAANSSVKRLTGIKENEKFQNKEDPKLGIKSIVDIAKKQHGLKYVYVWHAITGYWGGVRPGVKEMEEYGSVMKYPMVSKGVVENEPTWKTDAMAVHGLGLVNPKNVFTFYDQLHSYLASAGIDGVKVDVQCILETLGAGLGGRVELTRQYHQALDASIARNFPDNGCIACMSHNTDALYCSKQTAVVRASDDFYPRDPISHTIHIASVAYNSIFLGEIMQPDWDMFHSQHPAAEYHGSARAISGGPIYVSDAPGKHNFDLLRKMVLPDGSVLRARLPGRPTKDCLFTDPARDGVSLLKIWNMNKCGGVLGVYNCQGAAWSTVERKNAFHQTTSDAITGYVRGRDVHLISEAAAAAGDAEWNGDCALYRHHSKQLVVLPYNVALPVSLKVLEHDVFVVMPVKVLASGYSFAPLGLIEMFNAGGAIEELAYEVKGGDGGLVGVVRMEVKGCGKFGAYSSTKPKRCVLGTNAVDFEYDSDSGLVTFNIDHLPKEGQSTHHVVVEL from the exons ATGGTGTTCAATCCATCATTCTATAGTTCTTCCTCCCTTACTATAAATAACGCCAAATCCCCAACTCTTTCTCCACATCCACACACATTCTTCTCAACAAGCACTCCTTCTCATTGTCACCATTATTTCAGGCACAAATCTAATACTCTCCTTCTTCATCCAACAAGAATAACAGCATCATCTTCTTATCCTTTTTCGCCAATTAGAACACACacacattcttcttcttttaag ACAAGGTACCAGGAAGCAGAGGTAGAGGAAATGACGATCAAACCGACGGTTCGGGTTTCGGACCGGAACCTGATCGTGAAGGACCGGACCATTCTCACGGGGGTGCCGGAAAACGTCATTGAGACGTCAGCGGTGTCGTCCGGCCCCGTGGATGGAGTGTTCCTTGGAGCGCAATTCGATCAAAACGACAGCAGCCATGTCGTTTCGATCGGCTCCTTTAGGGACATTCGTTTCATGGCGTGCTTCCGCTTCAAGCTATGGTGGATGGCTCAGAAGATGGGAGACAAAGGAAGAGACATTCCATTGGAAACTCAATTCCTTCTCGTTGAGACCAAGGACGGTTCCCACCTCGAATCCGACGACGGCGACGAGAATAACCAGATCATCTACACCGTCTTCCTCCCTCTCATTGAAGGAAGCTTCAGAGCGTGCCTTCAAGGCAACGACCGCGACGAGCTCGAGCTTTGCATCGAGAGCGGCGATTCGTCGTTTAGCCACGCGCTCTTCATCAGTGCCGGCACCGACCCCTTCGCCATCGTCCACGACGCATTCAAGGCCGTGAAGAATCACCTGAATACTTTCCGCATGCGCCACGAGAAGAAGCTTCCAGGAATCGTGGATTTCTTCGGGTGGTGCACGTGGGACGCTTTCTACCAGGAGGTGACGCAGGAAGGCGTGGAGGCCGGGATCCAGTCCCTGGCGGCGGGAGGTGCGCCGCCGAAGTTCGTTATCATCGACGACGGGTGGCAGTCCGTGGGAGGTGACTCGCATGAGGCGGCAAACTCATCGGTGAAGAGGCTGACAGGAATCAAAGAGAATGAAAAGTTTCAGAACAAAGAAGATCCGAAATTAGGGATCAAGAGCATTGTGGATATCGCCAAGAAGCAGCACGGGCTCAAATACGTCTACGTTTGGCACGCTATTACTGGTTACTGGGGCGGAGTCAGGCCCGGTGTGAAGGAGATGGAGGAGTACGGGTCCGTCATGAAGTACCCGATGGTGTCCAAAGGTGTGGTGGAGAACGAGCCCACGTGGAAGACTGATGCCATGGCCGTACACGGCTTGGGCCTGGTCAACCCCAAGAACGTCTTTACTTTCTATGACCAGTTGCACAGTTATCTGGCGTCTGCGGGTATTGACGGCGTTAAGGTGGACGTGCAGTGCATATTAGAAACCCTTGGCGCGGGCCTGGGCGGAAGGGTTGAGCTCACTAGACAATACCATCAGGCCCTGGACGCTTCAATCGCCAGAAACTTCCCTGACAATGGATGCATCGCCTGCATGAGCCACAATACTGATGCGCTCTACTG CTCGAAACAGACGGCAGTGGTGAGGGCTTCGGATGATTTCTACCCGCGGGATCCGATTTCGCATACCATACACATTGCGTCTGTGGCGTACAATAGCATCTTCCTTGGAGAGATTATGCAGCCAGATTGGGACATGTTCCACTCTCAACATCCTGCAGCTGAGTATCATGGCTCGGCCCGGGCCATAAGCGGTGGGCCCATTTATGTTAGTGACGCTCCAGGAAAGCACAACTTTGACCTCTTGAGAAAGATGGTGTTGCCAGATGGATCTGTGTTGCGGGCCCGTCTACCTGGAAGGCCCACCAAAGACTGCTTGTTCACGGACCCGGCCCGTGATGGGGTAAGCCTGCTGAAGATATGGAACATGAACAAGTGCGGTGGGGTGCTTGGAGTGTATAACTGCCAGGGAGCAGCATGGAGCACCGTAGAGAGGAAGAACGCGTTCCACCAAACAACGTCCGATGCCATCACTGGATATGTTAGAGGCCGTGATGTCCACCTTATCTCGGAGGCTGCTGCCGCCGCTGGTGACGCCGAGTGGAATGGTGATTGCGCCCTCTATCGCCACCACTCCAAGCAGCTGGTGGTGCTTCCTTACAATGTGGCTCTGCCAGTATCCCTGAAGGTGTTGGAACACGACGTGTTTGTTGTAATGCCTGTGAAGGTTTTGGCTTCTGGGTACAGTTTTGCTCCTCTTGGGCTCATTGAAATGTTCAATGCGGGAGGGGCCATTGAGGAACTGGCCTATGAGGTGAAAGGCGGAGACGGTGGGTTGGTTGGGGTGGTTCGGATGGAGGTTAAAGGGTGTGGCAAGTTTGGGGCTTATTCGTCGACCAAACCAAAGAGGTGCGTGTTGGGAACAAATGCTGTGGATTTCGAGTATGACAGTGATTCTGGGTTGGTGACTTTCAACATTGATCATTTGCCAAAGGAGGGACAAAGCACTCACCATGTTGTGGTGGAGCTATGA
- the LOC130968946 gene encoding zinc finger BED domain-containing protein DAYSLEEPER gives MTTLEKDTVAETPDVKSESVNADPQPINDLAKSKTQPESTVEDSEPQPNKDLSDSKTEPEKVLPASESQVTSDDANTEVLPNSESDNTKEPLNNEPEKTEALPNNQLGDTGPPDTNQPVDTQVPLNNTSVNSEATPEAPTTNEQVDSEAIASNGVAHSETQTSNDVTETQPIDEVTQRIDDVTFSETQRIDEVTFSETQHTEVIFSETQQSNEVMSEKQQSNEVVISETQPSSEVVMSDTQPSSDLVAPETQPSNEAAIHEAHAGHDVVMSEAIPEHELTNSTTDPNNQLSLPENLPDHHQFTDLHMIPEDHLPQPEPLPHSEPLPSNEPLSDSHLADIKPIPEDHLAHYDTLPNNHLHHSEELSNHQLANSEALSHDQLDNSQMIPHYEMTNNETLHDNRVVGSQAHYEIVNANIPSYEIVNAETPLNHEEHTPETQPSKRRKKKSIVWEHFTIENVSAGCRRACCKQCKQSFAYSTGSKVAGTSHLKRHIAKGTCPGLLRNQDPNQVTPYTPRSRGGGSGNTTNTPKRRYRSPSTPYILFDQDRCRHEIARMIIMHDYPLHMVEHPGFVAFVQNLQPQFNMVTFNTVQGDCVATYLMEKQNLMKYFEGLPGRVCLTLDVWTSSQSVGYVFITGHFVDSDWKLQRRILNVVMEPYPDSDTALSHAVAVCLSDWSLEGRLFSITCNKTLSEAALENLRTLLSVKNPLILNGQLLVGNCVARTLSNVADDLLNSAQGIVNKIRDSVKYVKTSESHEEKFLELKQQLQVPSERSLFIDDRTQWNTTYQMLVAASELKEVFSCLDTSDPDYKGAPSMQDWKLIETLCTYLKPLFDATNILTTTPHPTPITFFHEVWKLQLDLSRAVMNEDPFISNLTKSMQEKIDKYWRDTSLILALAVVMDPRFKMKLVEFSFTKIYGDDAHVYVKIVDDGIHELFHEYVTLPLPLTPAYAEEGNGNAKADGSPGGTLLSDNGLTDFDVYIMETTSHQMKSELDQYLEESLLPRVPDFDVLGWWKLNKLKYPTLSKMARDILSVPVSSVPAESVFDTKGKEMDQYRSSLRPETVEALVCAKDWMQYGAAESSNALVKMEF, from the coding sequence AAGATTCCGAGCCTCAGCCCAACAAGGATCTCTCGGATTCCAAAACAGAGCCGGAGAAAGTACTTCCTGCATCCGAAAGCCAGGTCACCAGTGATGATGCAAATACAGAAGTATTACCTAACTCCGAATCGGACAACACCAAAGAACCTTTGAACAATGAGCCTGAGAAAACTGAAGCACTACCCAACAACCAGTTAGGTGATACTGGGCCCCCGGACACTAATCAACCTGTAGACACCCAGGTACCACTTAACAATACGTCAGTCAACTCTGAAGCTACTCCTGAGGCACCAACCACAAATGAGCAGGTTGATTCTGAGGCAATTGCAAGCAATGGCGTGGCTCATTCTGAAACACAGACCAGTAATGATGTCACTGAAACACAGCCCATTGATGAGGTGACACAGCGCATTGATGATGTGACTTTCTCTGAAACACAGCGCATTGATGAGGTGACTTTCTCTGAAACACAGCACACGGAGGTTATTTTCTCTGAGACTCAGCAAAGCAATGAAGTTATGTCTGAAAAACAGCAAAGCAATGAAGTTGTCATTTCTGAAACTCAGCCCAGCAGTGAGGTTGTCATGTCTGACACGCAGCCTAGCAGTGACTTAGTAGCCCCTGAGACACAGCCCAGCAATGAGGCAGCCATTCACGAAGCACATGCTGGCCATGATGTGGTAATGTCAGAAGCTATACCTGAACATGAGTTGACCAATTCCACAACTGATCCCAACAACCAGCTCTCCCTTCCAGAAAATCTTCCTGATCATCATCAATTCACTGATCTCCACATGATTCCAGAAGACCACTTGCCTCAACCTGAACCACTACCACATTCCGAACCTCTTCCTAGTAATGAACCACTATCAGACAGTCATCTTGCAGACATCAAACCAATACCTGAAGATCACCTGGCCCACTATGATACTCTGCCCAACAATCATCTGCACCATTCTGAGGAACTGTCCAACCACCAGCTAGCTAACTCTGAAGCACTGTCCCATGATCAGCTAGACAATTCCCAAATGATACCTCACTATGAGATGACAAATAACGAAACGCTGCATGACAATCGGGTAGTCGGTTCTCAAGCACACTATGAGATTGTTAATGCTAACATACCAAGCTATGAGATTGTAAATGCTGAAACTCCACTGAACCATGAGGAACATACACCAGAAACACAGCCAAGCAAGAGGAGAAAAAAGAAATCTATAGTCTGGGAACACTTCACCATAGAAAATGTCAGTGCTGGATGTAGAAGGGCATGCTGCAAGCAATGCAAACAAAGTTTTGCATACAGTACTGGTTCAAAAGTTGCTGGGACAAGCCACCTTAAACGCCATATTGCCAAGGGAACATGTCCAGGGCTTCTGCGTAACCAGGATCCGAACCAGGTGACTCCATATACTCCACGATCGAGGGGTGGTGGTTCTGGCAATACTACCAATACACCGAAGCGGCGTTATAGGTCGCCTAGCACTCCTTACATCCTTTTTGATCAGGATCGGTGCCGCCATGAGATTGCTAGAATGATCATTATGCATGATTACCCCCTTCACATGGTTGAACATCCGGGTTTTGTTGCATTTGTTCAAAATCTGCAACCCCAGTTCAACATGGTGACCTTCAACACTGTTCAAGGAGACTGTGTGGCAACATACTTGATGGAAAAGCAAAACCTTATGAAGTATTTTGAGGGATTACCTGGACGTGTATGTCTGACGCTGGATGTTTGGACTTCCTCCCAATCTGTGGGGTATGTGTTTATTACAGGACATTTTGTTGACAGTGATTGGAAGTTGCAGAGGAGAATTCTCAATGTTGTGATGGAACCATACCCTGATTCTGACACTGCCCTTAGCCATGCTGTAGCTGTATGCCTTTCTGATTGGAGTTTGGAGGGCAGGCTGTTTTCTATCACATGTAATAAGACTCTGAGTGAAGCTGCTCTTGAAAATCTCAGAACTTTACTTTCTGTGAAGAATCCACTTATCCTCAACGGTCAGTTGCTGGTTGGAAATTGCGTTGCTCGCACTTTAAGCAATGTTGCAGATGATTTGTTGAACTCTGCGCAAGGCATAGTTAATAAAATCCGGGACAGTGTAAAGTATGTGAAAACATCAGAATCTCATGAGGAGAAATTCCTGGAGCTTAAGCAGCAACTTCAGGTGCCTAGTGAAAGGAGCCTTTTTATTGATGATCGAACCCAATGGAACACAACTTATCAGATGCTGGTGGCGGCTTCGGAGCTAAAGGAAGTGTTTTCTTGTTTGGACACATCTGATCCTGATTACAAGGGGGCTCCATCGATGCAGGACTGGAAGCTGATTGAGACCCTTTGCACATACTTGAAGCCCCTTTTTGATGCAACAAACATTCTTACCACAACACCTCATCCCACTCCAATTACCTTCTTTCATGAGGTTTGGAAATTGCAGTTGGATCTATCTCGTGCTGTTATGAACGAGGATCCTTTCATTAGCAACCTTACTAAATCTATGCAAGAGAAGATTGATAAATACTGGAGAGATACTAGTCTGATTTTGGCACTTGCAGTAGTAATGGATCCTCGCTTCAAGATGAAGCTTGTTGAGTTCAGTTTCACAAAGATCTATGGTGATGATGCTCATGTGTATGTCAAGATCGTTGATGACGGCATACACGAGCTGTTTCATGAGTACGTGACCCTTCCCTTGCCTCTAACACCAGCATATGCAGAAGAAGGAAATGGTAATGCAAAGGCGGATGGATCCCCTGGAGGAACTCTGTTGTCTGATAATGGTCTTACAGATTTTGATGTCTATATCATGGAAACCACCAGCCATCAGATGAAGTCTGAATTGGACCAGTATCTGGAAGAATCACTGTTGCCGCGTGTTCCAGACTTTGATGTGTTGGGCTGGTGGAAGCTAAACAAGCTCAAGTACCCTACACTTTCCAAAATGGCCCGAGACATACTGTCAGTCCCAGTTTCTAGTGTTCCGGCTGAGTCCGTGTTTGACacaaaaggcaaagaaatggatCAGTACCGGAGTTCTCTGCGACCAGAGACAGTGGAAGCCCTTGTTTGTGCTAAGGACTGGATGCAGTATGGCGCTGCCGAATCTTCCAATGCCCTTGTGAAAATGGAGTTCTAG